The following proteins are co-located in the Solea solea chromosome 21, fSolSol10.1, whole genome shotgun sequence genome:
- the rnf40 gene encoding E3 ubiquitin-protein ligase BRE1B isoform X2, translating into MSGTGGGKRPSGGDSPPGPPEKKSKKEEKTTTTLIEPIRIAGVSSTEEMDMKVLQFKNKKLCERLEQRQTMEDELREKIEKLEKRQATDDTTLLIVNSYWSKLEENVHILRKRIEPQAPATSTPAPPMAPLSGPTNMEEEGVTLASPTSAVPPHPLPEVQNEGEQSEQQLKQDECQEVRQEQPKPPPPAGSEEPMTPAEPSLDSATDPTPPPPPLSENAKGFLTTLEHSSEEELTLHLQGRMQFSKEAIACLVCVFDRLHSRIDDMCKQVQTAACEDDSQSDIISMVHTLLEDNKRLRDLATSLQGRHHKMSMEYNEWVDKVTSAETKVSEMETTVEDLQWDIEKLRNREQKLNKHLAEAMEQLKSGYSSTGSSGGLPGGQITLNIQKFESLNAELEHNQELANSRMAELEKLQVELQEAVRESEKLKMDLRNIPEEVVKETLEYKCLQSQFSVLYNESLGVKTQLDEARALLLTAKNAHLRQIEHMESDELSLQKKLRTEVIQLEDTLAQVRKEYEMLRIEFEQNLAANEQAGPINREMRHLISSLQNHNLQLKGDVQRYKRKLRETQMEINKLRCQSGDTGALILEETTSDSIDVKKEEDEDQEEEEERRKELERQRAREREREAERERERERERERQRSDELKRKDSDTLKMHRVELKKAQESQKEMKLLLDMYKSAPKEQRDKVQLMAAERKAKAEVDELRMRVRELEERERKESKKLADEDALRKIRVAEETIEHLQKKLAATKQEEALLSEMDVTGQAFEDMQEQNSRLLQQLREKDDANFKLMSERIKSNQIYKLLKEEKEELADQVLRFKTQVDAQLLVVQKLEEKEGVLQSTLSTLEKELTLRTQALELHKRKAVEAAQLAEDLKVQLEHTQAKLKEIQVSVAENRTAREREISNLKRAQEDLSRLRRKLEKQKKMEVYTDADEILQEEINQYKAKLRCPCCNTRDKETVLTKCFHVFCYECLKMRYDTRQRKCPKCNCAFGANDFHRIYIT; encoded by the exons ATGTCGGGTACTGGGGGAGGAAAGCGTCCCTCAGGAGGGGACAGTCCCCCTGGGCCACCtgagaagaaaagcaaaaaagaggagaagaccACCACCACTCTCATCGAGCCCATTAGAATAGCTGGTGTCTCTTCCACG GAGGAAATGGACATGAAAGTGCTCCAGTTCAAAAATAAGAAGCTCTGTGAGCGACTTGAGCAGAGACAGACGATGGAGGATGAGCTAAGAGAGAAAATTGAAAAGCTGGAGAAGAGACAAGCCACTGATGACACCACGCTGCTGATTGTCAACAGCTACTGGTCTAAG TTGGAAGAGAATGTGCACATTTTACGCAAACGTATTGAGCCACAAGCTCCAGCAACATCAACCCCTGCTCCACCCATGGCCCCTCTCTCTGGTCCCACAAATATGGAGGAAGAAGGCGTCACTCTGGCTTCACCAACCTCTGCCGTTCCTCCACATCCCCTTCCAGAGGTCCAGAATGAAGGAGAGCAGTCAGAACAGCAGCTTAAGCAGGATGAGTGTCAGGAAGTGCGTCAGGAGCAGCCgaagcctcctcctcctgctggcTCAGAAGAGCCGATGACACCTGCAGAACCGTCACTGGACTCAGCAACAG ATCCCAcaccaccccctcctcccctaAGTGAAAATGCCAAGGGTTTCCTGACCACACTGGAGCACAGCAGCGAGGAAGAGCTCACTCTTCATCTACAGGGCCGCATGCAGTTCAGCAAGGAAGCTATTGCCTGCTTAGTCTGTGTCTTTGACCGACTCCACAGCCGAATCGATGACATGTGCAAGCAAGTCCAAACTGCAG CGTGTGAGGATGATAGTCAGTCTGATATCATCAGTATGGTCCACACTCTGCTGGAGGACAACAAACGACTGAGAGACCTGGCCACTTCCCTGCAGGGCCGACATCACAAGATGTCTATGGAG TATAATGAGTGGGTGGACAAGGTGACCAGCGCTGAGACCAAGGTGTCTGAGATGGAGACCACAGTGGAGGACCTGCAGTGGGACATTGAGAAACTTCGCAACAGAGAACAAAAGCTCAACAAACATCTGGCAGAGGCTATGGAACAG CTTAAGTCTGGGTACAGCAGCACTGGCAGCTCAGGTGGTCTCCCTGGAGGACAGATTACACTGAACATTCAGAAG TTTGAAAGTCTCAATGCGGAGTTGGAGCACAACCAGGAGTTGGCGAATAGCCGCATGGCAGAGTTGGAGAAACTGCAGGTGGAACTCCAGGAGGCTGTGAGGGAGAGCGAGAAGCTGAAG ATGGATCTACGTAATATTCCAGAAGAGGTTGTGAAGGAGACGTTAGAGTACAAATGTCTGCAGTCTCAGTTTTCCGTGCTGTACAATGAGTCTCTGGGGGTCAAAACACAACTGGACGAGGCACGGGCCCTCCTGCTCACGGCAAAGAATGCCCACCTCCGACAGATAGAGCACATGGAG AGCGACGAGCTGTCCCTTCAGAAGAAGCTGCGGACTGAGGTCATCCAGCTGGAGGACACCTTGGCCCAGGTGCGCAAGGAGTATGAAATGCTGCGCATTGAGTTTGAGCAGAACCTGGCAGCCAACGAGCAAGCAG GACCAATTAACAGGGAGATGCGACACTTAATCAGCAGTCTTCAGAACCACAACCTGCAGTTGAAAGGTGACGTGCAGCGCTATAAGAGGAAGTTGCGGGAAACACAGATGGAAATCAATAAG TTGCGCTGTCAGAGTGGCGACACAGGAGCTCTGATTCTCGAGGAGACGACGAGTGACAGCATCGACgtgaagaaagaggaggacgaggaccaggaggaggaggaggagaggaggaaggagctgGAAAGACAGAGGgccagggagagagagagggaggctgagcgagaaagagagagggagcgtgagcgagagagacagcGCAGCGACGAGTTGAAGAGAAAAGACTCGGACACACTGAAGATGCACAGAGTAGAACTCAA GAAAGCTCAAGAGTCCCAGAAAGAGATGAAGCTCTTGTTAGACATGTACAAGTCTGCACCAAAGGAACAGAGGGACAAAGTGCAGCTCATGGCTGCTGAGCGCAAAGCTAAAGCTGAG GTGGATGAGTTGAGGATGAGGGTGCgagagctggaggagagggagaggaaggaaagTAAGAAGCTGGCCGATGAAGATGCCCTCAGGAAGATCAGAGTTGCAGAAGAGACCATTGAGCATCTGCAGAAGAAACTTGCTGCCACTAAGCAG gaggaagcccTGCTGAGTGAGATGGATGTGACGGGCCAAGCCTTCGAGGACATGCAGGAGCAGAACAGCCGACTGTTGCAGCAGCTACGGGAGAAGGACGATGCCAATTTCAAGCTCATGAGTGAGCGAATCAAATCAAACCAGATCTACAAGCtgctgaaggaggagaaggaggagctgGCTGACCAAGTTCTCAGATTTAAAACCCAG gtggaCGCCCAGCTGCTGGTTGTGCAGAAGCTGGAAGAAAAAGAGGGCGTCCTCCAGAGCACTCTGTCCACTCTGGAAAAAGAGCTGACTTTACGAACACAAGCACTAGAGCTCCACAAGAGGAAG GCCGTGGAGGCTGCCCAGTTGGCAGAGGACCTGAAGGTGCAGCTGGAGCACACGCAGGCCAAGCTTAAGGAGATCCAGGTCTCTGTGGCCGAGAACCGCACTGCCCGGGAGAGGGAGATTAGCAACTTGAAACGAGCACAG GAGGATCTGTCCAGGCTGAGACGGAAGCtggagaaacagaagaagatggaggtTTACACTGATGCCGACGAGATCCTGCAGGAGGAGATCAACCAGTACAAG
- the rnf40 gene encoding E3 ubiquitin-protein ligase BRE1B isoform X1 — translation MSGTGGGKRPSGGDSPPGPPEKKSKKEEKTTTTLIEPIRIAGVSSTEEMDMKVLQFKNKKLCERLEQRQTMEDELREKIEKLEKRQATDDTTLLIVNSYWSKLEENVHILRKRIEPQAPATSTPAPPMAPLSGPTNMEEEGVTLASPTSAVPPHPLPEVQNEGEQSEQQLKQDECQEVRQEQPKPPPPAGSEEPMTPAEPSLDSATDPTPPPPPLSENAKGFLTTLEHSSEEELTLHLQGRMQFSKEAIACLVCVFDRLHSRIDDMCKQVQTAACEDDSQSDIISMVHTLLEDNKRLRDLATSLQGRHHKMSMEYNEWVDKVTSAETKVSEMETTVEDLQWDIEKLRNREQKLNKHLAEAMEQLKSGYSSTGSSGGLPGGQITLNIQKFESLNAELEHNQELANSRMAELEKLQVELQEAVRESEKLKMDLRNIPEEVVKETLEYKCLQSQFSVLYNESLGVKTQLDEARALLLTAKNAHLRQIEHMESDELSLQKKLRTEVIQLEDTLAQVRKEYEMLRIEFEQNLAANEQAGPINREMRHLISSLQNHNLQLKGDVQRYKRKLRETQMEINKLRCQSGDTGALILEETTSDSIDVKKEEDEDQEEEEERRKELERQRAREREREAERERERERERERQRSDELKRKDSDTLKMHRVELKKAQESQKEMKLLLDMYKSAPKEQRDKVQLMAAERKAKAEVDELRMRVRELEERERKESKKLADEDALRKIRVAEETIEHLQKKLAATKQEEEALLSEMDVTGQAFEDMQEQNSRLLQQLREKDDANFKLMSERIKSNQIYKLLKEEKEELADQVLRFKTQVDAQLLVVQKLEEKEGVLQSTLSTLEKELTLRTQALELHKRKAVEAAQLAEDLKVQLEHTQAKLKEIQVSVAENRTAREREISNLKRAQEDLSRLRRKLEKQKKMEVYTDADEILQEEINQYKAKLRCPCCNTRDKETVLTKCFHVFCYECLKMRYDTRQRKCPKCNCAFGANDFHRIYIT, via the exons ATGTCGGGTACTGGGGGAGGAAAGCGTCCCTCAGGAGGGGACAGTCCCCCTGGGCCACCtgagaagaaaagcaaaaaagaggagaagaccACCACCACTCTCATCGAGCCCATTAGAATAGCTGGTGTCTCTTCCACG GAGGAAATGGACATGAAAGTGCTCCAGTTCAAAAATAAGAAGCTCTGTGAGCGACTTGAGCAGAGACAGACGATGGAGGATGAGCTAAGAGAGAAAATTGAAAAGCTGGAGAAGAGACAAGCCACTGATGACACCACGCTGCTGATTGTCAACAGCTACTGGTCTAAG TTGGAAGAGAATGTGCACATTTTACGCAAACGTATTGAGCCACAAGCTCCAGCAACATCAACCCCTGCTCCACCCATGGCCCCTCTCTCTGGTCCCACAAATATGGAGGAAGAAGGCGTCACTCTGGCTTCACCAACCTCTGCCGTTCCTCCACATCCCCTTCCAGAGGTCCAGAATGAAGGAGAGCAGTCAGAACAGCAGCTTAAGCAGGATGAGTGTCAGGAAGTGCGTCAGGAGCAGCCgaagcctcctcctcctgctggcTCAGAAGAGCCGATGACACCTGCAGAACCGTCACTGGACTCAGCAACAG ATCCCAcaccaccccctcctcccctaAGTGAAAATGCCAAGGGTTTCCTGACCACACTGGAGCACAGCAGCGAGGAAGAGCTCACTCTTCATCTACAGGGCCGCATGCAGTTCAGCAAGGAAGCTATTGCCTGCTTAGTCTGTGTCTTTGACCGACTCCACAGCCGAATCGATGACATGTGCAAGCAAGTCCAAACTGCAG CGTGTGAGGATGATAGTCAGTCTGATATCATCAGTATGGTCCACACTCTGCTGGAGGACAACAAACGACTGAGAGACCTGGCCACTTCCCTGCAGGGCCGACATCACAAGATGTCTATGGAG TATAATGAGTGGGTGGACAAGGTGACCAGCGCTGAGACCAAGGTGTCTGAGATGGAGACCACAGTGGAGGACCTGCAGTGGGACATTGAGAAACTTCGCAACAGAGAACAAAAGCTCAACAAACATCTGGCAGAGGCTATGGAACAG CTTAAGTCTGGGTACAGCAGCACTGGCAGCTCAGGTGGTCTCCCTGGAGGACAGATTACACTGAACATTCAGAAG TTTGAAAGTCTCAATGCGGAGTTGGAGCACAACCAGGAGTTGGCGAATAGCCGCATGGCAGAGTTGGAGAAACTGCAGGTGGAACTCCAGGAGGCTGTGAGGGAGAGCGAGAAGCTGAAG ATGGATCTACGTAATATTCCAGAAGAGGTTGTGAAGGAGACGTTAGAGTACAAATGTCTGCAGTCTCAGTTTTCCGTGCTGTACAATGAGTCTCTGGGGGTCAAAACACAACTGGACGAGGCACGGGCCCTCCTGCTCACGGCAAAGAATGCCCACCTCCGACAGATAGAGCACATGGAG AGCGACGAGCTGTCCCTTCAGAAGAAGCTGCGGACTGAGGTCATCCAGCTGGAGGACACCTTGGCCCAGGTGCGCAAGGAGTATGAAATGCTGCGCATTGAGTTTGAGCAGAACCTGGCAGCCAACGAGCAAGCAG GACCAATTAACAGGGAGATGCGACACTTAATCAGCAGTCTTCAGAACCACAACCTGCAGTTGAAAGGTGACGTGCAGCGCTATAAGAGGAAGTTGCGGGAAACACAGATGGAAATCAATAAG TTGCGCTGTCAGAGTGGCGACACAGGAGCTCTGATTCTCGAGGAGACGACGAGTGACAGCATCGACgtgaagaaagaggaggacgaggaccaggaggaggaggaggagaggaggaaggagctgGAAAGACAGAGGgccagggagagagagagggaggctgagcgagaaagagagagggagcgtgagcgagagagacagcGCAGCGACGAGTTGAAGAGAAAAGACTCGGACACACTGAAGATGCACAGAGTAGAACTCAA GAAAGCTCAAGAGTCCCAGAAAGAGATGAAGCTCTTGTTAGACATGTACAAGTCTGCACCAAAGGAACAGAGGGACAAAGTGCAGCTCATGGCTGCTGAGCGCAAAGCTAAAGCTGAG GTGGATGAGTTGAGGATGAGGGTGCgagagctggaggagagggagaggaaggaaagTAAGAAGCTGGCCGATGAAGATGCCCTCAGGAAGATCAGAGTTGCAGAAGAGACCATTGAGCATCTGCAGAAGAAACTTGCTGCCACTAAGCAG gaggaggaagcccTGCTGAGTGAGATGGATGTGACGGGCCAAGCCTTCGAGGACATGCAGGAGCAGAACAGCCGACTGTTGCAGCAGCTACGGGAGAAGGACGATGCCAATTTCAAGCTCATGAGTGAGCGAATCAAATCAAACCAGATCTACAAGCtgctgaaggaggagaaggaggagctgGCTGACCAAGTTCTCAGATTTAAAACCCAG gtggaCGCCCAGCTGCTGGTTGTGCAGAAGCTGGAAGAAAAAGAGGGCGTCCTCCAGAGCACTCTGTCCACTCTGGAAAAAGAGCTGACTTTACGAACACAAGCACTAGAGCTCCACAAGAGGAAG GCCGTGGAGGCTGCCCAGTTGGCAGAGGACCTGAAGGTGCAGCTGGAGCACACGCAGGCCAAGCTTAAGGAGATCCAGGTCTCTGTGGCCGAGAACCGCACTGCCCGGGAGAGGGAGATTAGCAACTTGAAACGAGCACAG GAGGATCTGTCCAGGCTGAGACGGAAGCtggagaaacagaagaagatggaggtTTACACTGATGCCGACGAGATCCTGCAGGAGGAGATCAACCAGTACAAG